One genomic segment of Mesoterricola silvestris includes these proteins:
- a CDS encoding DUF6011 domain-containing protein, which produces MDDPSPDFPRCRMCRRRLKTPEARARGFGSTCWPRRVAYLKSLDQQDPRAVRAGIPTPLFPEELK; this is translated from the coding sequence ATGGATGACCCCTCCCCTGATTTCCCCCGCTGTCGGATGTGCCGGCGGCGCCTGAAGACCCCTGAGGCCAGAGCCCGAGGTTTCGGCTCGACGTGCTGGCCCCGGCGAGTCGCCTACCTCAAATCGCTCGATCAGCAGGATCCGAGAGCGGTTCGAGCCGGGATCCCTACCCCCCTTTTCCCCGAGGAACTCAAATGA